The following coding sequences lie in one Globicephala melas chromosome 15, mGloMel1.2, whole genome shotgun sequence genomic window:
- the LOC115861158 gene encoding sulfotransferase 1A1, whose amino-acid sequence MELVQDTSRPPLEHMKGIPLIKYFAEGLGPLQSFQAWPSDLLISTYPKSGTTWVSEILDLIYQGGDLEKCQRAPIFVRVPFLEFRVPGFPTGAELLEDTPAPRLIKTHLPLALLPPTLLDQKVKVVYVARNAKDVAVSYYHFYRMAKVHPDPGTWDSFLEKFMAGEVSYGSWYQHVQEWWELSHTHPVLYLFYEDIKQNPKREIQKILEFVGRSLPEETVDHIVQHTSFKEMKKNPMTNYSTIPTKVMDHSISAFMRKGITGDWKSTFTVAQNERFEADYAAKMAGCHLHFRWELSGAHQGERETGLDNKI is encoded by the exons ATGGAGCTGGTCCAGGACACCTCCCGCCCGCCACTGGAGCACATGAAGGGGATCCCTCTCATCAAGTACTTTGCAGAGGGGCTGGGGCCTCTGCAGAgcttccaggcctggcccagtGACCTGCTCATCAGCACCTACCCCAAATCCG gcACCACCTGGGTAAGCGAGATCCTGGACCTGATCTACCAAGGTGGCGACCTGGAGAAGTGTCAAAGAGCCCCCATCTTCGTCCGGGTGCCCTTCCTTGAGTTCAGGGTCCCTGGCTTTCCCACAG GTGCTGAGCTTCTGGAAGATACACCAGCCCCACGGCTGATCAAGACACACTTGCCCCTGGCTCTGCTTCCACCGACGCTGCTGGATCAGAAGGTCAAG gtggtctacGTCGCCCGCAATGCAAAGGATGTGGCCGTCTCCTATTACCACTTCTACCGCATGGCCAAGGTGCACCCTGACCCTGGCACCTGGGACAGCTTCCTGGAGAAGTTCATGGCTGGGGAAG TGTCCTACGGGTCCTGGTACCAGCACGTGCAGGAGTGGTGGGAGCTGAGTCACACCCACCCTGTTCTCTACCTCTTCTATGAGGACATAAAGCAG AACCCCAAAAGGGAGATTCAGAAGATCCTGGAGTTCGTGGGGCGCTCTCTGCCAGAGGAGACCGTGGATCACATCGTCCAGCACACGTCTTTCAAGGAGATGAAGAAGAACCCCATGACCAACTACAGCACCATACCCACCAAAGTCATGGACCACAGCATCTCTGCCTTCATGAGGAAAG GCATCACTGGGGACTGGAAATCCACCTTCACTGTGGCCCAGAATGAGCGCTTTGAAGCTGACTATGCTGCGAAGATGGCAGGCTGCCACCTCCACTTCCGCTGGGAGCTGAGTGGTGCTCATCAGGGTGAGCGTGAGACAGGCCTCGACAATAAAATCTGa
- the SGF29 gene encoding SAGA-associated factor 29 isoform X2 translates to MALVSADSRIAELLTELHQLIKQTQEERSRSEHNLVNIQKTHERMQTENKISPYYRTKLRGLYTTAKADAEAECNILRKALDKIAEIKSLLEERRIAAKIAGLYNDSEPPRKTMRRGVLMTLLQQSAMTLPLWIGKPGDKPPPLCGAIPASGDYVAKPGDKVAARVKAVDGDEQWILAEVVSYSHATNKYEVDDIDEEGKERHTLSRRRIIPLPQWKANPETDPEALFQKEQLVLALYPQTTCFYRALIHTPPQRPQDDYSVLFEDTSYADGYSPPLNVAQRYVVACKEPKKK, encoded by the exons ATGGCCCTCGTGTCTGCTGATTCCCGCATTGCAGAACTGCTCACAGAGCTCCATCAGCTGATCAAGCAAACCCAG GAAGAGCGTTCGAGGAGCGAACACAACTTAGTGAACATCCAAAAGACCCACGAGCGGATGCAGACAGAGAACAAGA TCTCTCCCTATTACCGGACAAAGCTGCGTGGCCTCTATACAACCGCCAAGGCCGATGCAGAGGCTGAGTGCAA CATCCTCCGGAAAGCCCTAGATAAGATTGCGGAAATCAAGTCTCTGTTGGAAGAGAGGCGGATTG CGGCCAAGATCGCGGGCCTGTACAATGACTCGGAGCCCCCTCGGAAGACCATGCGCAGGGGGGTGCTGATGACCCTGCTGCAGCAGTCAGCCATGACCCTGCCCCTGTGGATCGGGAAGCCTGGTGACAA GCCCCCGCCCCTGTGTGGGGCCATTCCAGCTTCTGGGGACTATGTGGCCAAACCTGGAGACAAGGTGGCTGCCCGGGTGAAGGCTGTGGATGGGGATGAGCAGTGGATCCTGGCCGAGGTGGTCAGTTACAGCCATGCCACCAACAA GTATGAGGTAGATGACATTGATGAAGAAGGCAAAGA GAGACACACCCTGAGCCGCCGGCGGATCATCCCACTGCCGCAGTGGAAGGCCAACCCGGAGACAGACCCCGAAGCCTTATTCCAGAAGGAGCAGCTCGTGCTGGCCCTGTATCCCCAGACCACCTGCTTCTACCGTGCCCTGATCCACACGCCCCCGCAACGG CCCCAGGATGACTATTCGGTCCTGTTTGAAGACACCTCCTATGCAGATGGTTACTCGCCTCCCCTCAATGTGGCCCAGCGGTACGTGGTGGCTTGTAAGGAGCCCAAGAAAAAGTGA
- the SGF29 gene encoding SAGA-associated factor 29 isoform X1 — MALVSADSRIAELLTELHQLIKQTQEERSRSEHNLVNIQKTHERMQTENKISPYYRTKLRGLYTTAKADAEAECNILRKALDKIAEIKSLLEERRIAAKIAGLYNDSEPPRKTMRRGVLMTLLQQSAMTLPLWIGKPGDKPPPLCGAIPASGDYVAKPGDKVAARVKAVDGDEQWILAEVVSYSHATNKYEVDDIDEEGKERHTLSRRRIIPLPQWKANPETDPEALFQKEQLVLALYPQTTCFYRALIHTPPQRSTGSRHAGFSSCGARACLLRGMWDLPEPGIEPVSPAPAGGFLIALPPGKSPSRLSLIPLTRAPWYQTLQLWPIHVDGKSPFSLLFIPYPWPFVVEERAL, encoded by the exons ATGGCCCTCGTGTCTGCTGATTCCCGCATTGCAGAACTGCTCACAGAGCTCCATCAGCTGATCAAGCAAACCCAG GAAGAGCGTTCGAGGAGCGAACACAACTTAGTGAACATCCAAAAGACCCACGAGCGGATGCAGACAGAGAACAAGA TCTCTCCCTATTACCGGACAAAGCTGCGTGGCCTCTATACAACCGCCAAGGCCGATGCAGAGGCTGAGTGCAA CATCCTCCGGAAAGCCCTAGATAAGATTGCGGAAATCAAGTCTCTGTTGGAAGAGAGGCGGATTG CGGCCAAGATCGCGGGCCTGTACAATGACTCGGAGCCCCCTCGGAAGACCATGCGCAGGGGGGTGCTGATGACCCTGCTGCAGCAGTCAGCCATGACCCTGCCCCTGTGGATCGGGAAGCCTGGTGACAA GCCCCCGCCCCTGTGTGGGGCCATTCCAGCTTCTGGGGACTATGTGGCCAAACCTGGAGACAAGGTGGCTGCCCGGGTGAAGGCTGTGGATGGGGATGAGCAGTGGATCCTGGCCGAGGTGGTCAGTTACAGCCATGCCACCAACAA GTATGAGGTAGATGACATTGATGAAGAAGGCAAAGA GAGACACACCCTGAGCCGCCGGCGGATCATCCCACTGCCGCAGTGGAAGGCCAACCCGGAGACAGACCCCGAAGCCTTATTCCAGAAGGAGCAGCTCGTGCTGGCCCTGTATCCCCAGACCACCTGCTTCTACCGTGCCCTGATCCACACGCCCCCGCAACGG agcacgggctctaggcacgcgggcttcagtagctgtggcgcacgggcttgcttgctccgaggcatgtgggatcttccggaaccagggatcgaacccgtgtcccctgcaccggcaggcggattcctaatcgctctgccaccagggaagtccccctctagGCTGTCTTTGATCCCTTTAACACGGGCTCCCTGGTACCAGACCCTCCAGTTATGGCCCATCCACGTAGATGGCAAGtctcccttctccctgctctTCATCCCTTACCCTTGGCCCTTTGTTGTTGAGGAAAGAGCTCTGTAG